ATGTGACAGCCATCCAGAAATATCAGAGGCCTACAAGCAGACAGAAATCCCCTTTTGCAAGCATCTAAGGACAAGTATAGTGTACTGAAGATGTTACCATCAAGTGTCAGAAAGAAAGAGGTACCAGGGTTTGATTTTCTAAGCTCATTGCCATAATCCCATAACAACTTGTACTGCTCCACCTCATCACCCATAACTGTTTGCATGGCCAGCCTTCTAGCTCTTTGCAACTTAGACCGTGATGGAGTTAGGTTCCACTCCTTTTGAACAACCCTTCCAAAGTTTGCTATGCTCATCTTCTTGTCAGCCCTGAATGATTCTAGGTACTTCTCTGCTAGCCACCTGGAGGTGCACCTCTTGACAACCCACTTCCTCTGGCAGTTGTgggtaccttggtaggtttttaTGACCATTCCATTTGACCTGTTGTCCACTGATCCATACAGCAACCAAGGGCATCCATCTGCACACTGTGCCTTCAACCTCTTCTGCTCATTCCTTGAGAACCAGATGTCCACTCTTTGCTTCACACTATACTCAGTGACAGCCTTCCTAAGTACCTCAACCGATTCAAAGAGCATACCCACCTTGAATATTGGATTGCCCATGTCCTGGTCTCTAAAATTAATGAACCTCAAGCCTCCTTCACCTTCTCCATCTGAGTCTGGCAGCTACAAATCTTCATCATCAGTTGATATATCATCAACAATACTGTGAATTTGTTTGCCCTTCTGTGCCTTCTTCCCTTTCTGTACCTTCTTGCCTGTGCCAACTCCCTCATCtggcacttggtcatccacacaATCTTCTGACAAATCATCATCATCCTGATCAATTTCATAGTCTGAGTCATGGAAGTCAGAGTCATCATCAGTCTCACTGGGAGATCTCAGATCGCAATAGAACTCTGGAAGTTTTTCACCTTGTTTACTGGGAACTCTGTAAACATTGCGAGGGCTCAGACCCTTGGGCAAGGATGCAATTGGGTTTACAACTAGGTCATCCCAATCTAGCCCACTGATAGTGTCATCATGGTCTAGATACAAAACAAAATTCTTAACCTTGTGCACTAGTGAAGCCATCACAATTGTGTCTGTATCTGTACTAATTTCTCTAAGTCCTTGTTCAAAAGTCAGTCCTGGTAGCAACCAATAGACCTTCATTACTGGATTCCTTGGGTAATGCAACTTAAAGGCTAACTCATCAAACCACCGGGGAGACCATGTAGCTACTTCACAGTGATCGAACCAATCGACCCTTTCATGAGCATAAGCTTTATCAGAACCTTGACCAACAAAGTACCCACCATGGTGAACCTCAACCGTGAATTCTTCATCATCACCTATATTATGAACGTACTAACACATCAGAAAAAACCCACTACAAAACCCCAACCCGTCACCTCAAAAAAATCACAAACCCTAACAGCAACAAAATCATGATTTTTCGTATCTAAGCTCAAGCACAGCCAGAGAACAACAATCTACAACCACTGAATCCAAGGATTTGGGCATCGATACAGTACTTACCGTATTGGGGCGGTGCATCCCCTTTTCTACGGAACGTAGCCACCATCTTCTGGATTCTGCGAGATCAGTGTAGGAAGGCGCAAGCGGGAGGCGGATCGGATCCGAACTCGATGGCGAATCGGCGCCGCTCGCCGACGGCCACCGCTCGCCACGCCCGCGGTCTCTCCTACCCCTTCGAGCTGCACCTCCTTGACGACAAGACG
This sequence is a window from Miscanthus floridulus cultivar M001 chromosome 10, ASM1932011v1, whole genome shotgun sequence. Protein-coding genes within it:
- the LOC136484792 gene encoding protein FAR1-RELATED SEQUENCE 6-like, which produces MLFESVEVLRKAVTEYSVKQRVDIWFSRNEQKRLKAQCADGCPWLLYGSVDNRSNGMVIKTYQGTHNCQRKWVVKRCTSRWLAEKYLESFRADKKMSIANFGRVVQKEWNLTPSRSKLQRARRLAMQTVMGDEVEQYKLLWDYGNELRKSNPGTSFFLTLDGNIFSTLYLSLDACKRGFLSACRPLIFLDGCHIKTKYGGQILTAVGIDPNDCMYPIALGIVEVESLSSWTWFLETLKTDLGIANTFPWTIMTDKQKVMTTLVASIYFKCHNQLHCNSNHLIAMQGLIPAVQKVFPESEHRFCVRHLYSNFQQHFKGENLKNQLWSCARSSSVPQWNRNMDKMRTLDKKAYEWLEKMPPQT